In Carcharodon carcharias isolate sCarCar2 chromosome 3, sCarCar2.pri, whole genome shotgun sequence, a single window of DNA contains:
- the LOC121276524 gene encoding proline-rich protein 15-like encodes MADGGKTSWWKSMTTKKKPKELADKGAGLENVQSSTDKTATQENKHPNYIEEKEYVDPKSEKGFNEKSTRRNLKISRSGRFKEKRRVRATLPDSPKFFEGNANGNTNDEN; translated from the coding sequence ATGGCTGACGGTGGGAAGACCAGTTGGTGGAAATCGATGACCACGAAGAAGAAGCCGAAGGAACTGGCAGACAAGGGAGCAGGACTGGAGAATGTGCAGTCGTCCACGGATAAAACGGCGACTCAGGAGAACAAACATCCCAATTATATCGAGGAAAAAGAATACGTAGACCCCAAATCAGAAAAAGGCTTTAACGAGAAAAGCACACGCAGGAACCTGAAAATCTCTCGCTCCGGACGTTTCAAGGAAAAGCGCAGAGTCAGGGCTACTTTACCGGACAGCCCCAAGTTTTTTGAAGGCAACGCGAATGGAAATACAAATGatgaaaactag